One stretch of Ictalurus punctatus breed USDA103 chromosome 5, Coco_2.0, whole genome shotgun sequence DNA includes these proteins:
- the LOC108265504 gene encoding G2/M phase-specific E3 ubiquitin-protein ligase isoform X4: protein MKFLSRADGNAEFLASRDTSSRPDSLVFLCRPVKVNEKIRIQMKSVMGRSSQDGHRAIRIGFTNDSPLSARRGLRDSPRSCAVPLPEDLCPPGAEIEFWMNYAFFVIIQASDRRKYYMKAEGLNLHEPLFVFLDFSGSTSTVHLLGSRKGGRRSCSALPSGTKAQALEENLLNLSLIADDNTNSDPAVFREASPWQAHHPPTHTHPPESTQRSDPTTHSKTAVKRSLKRRLQSSVEETDVTSLLRAFQQQHLSSNEVHVTIWRKSLLKSALGALCNRNFSWTKKPHIEFAGEEAFDNGGPRREFFRLLMLEVQSSLGIFEGNPKHLFFTYDQTALQQRKYEQAGKLVAWSVVHGGPGLKALDAHLYQLMCGVEMELSDFDWHLIPDADVQRKARKVLSCKTAKHLCALQRELGDWICDCGFPGIYGPNIGIQDVPKIYSHVVRHYIYLRVLNMINQFTEGLNSCGNLWDIVKINWIDFLPIFTKTNERLSRASFRALFEISWSAEGSKRREDEEETIYYWELVLKMIEDKETELHFEELLVFITATDEVPVLGFPEKLSIHFYQPEKRGFRLPYTSTCMMGLFLPRGVKSHAELNTMLLRAVRDSNGFGKS from the exons ATGAAATTCCTTTCCAGAGCGGATGGAAACGCGGAGTTTCTCGCCTCACGGGACACCTCGTCCCGGCCGGACAGCCTCGTTTTCCTGTGCCGTCCAGTAAAAGTGAACGAGAAGATCAGGATACAGATGAAAAGTGTCATGGGACGCTCGTCACAGGACGGTCACAGAGCTATCAGGATTGGCTTTACAAATGACTCGCCGCTCAGTGCTAGACGGGGCCTGAGGGACAGCCCACGATCCTGTGCGGTACCTCTTCCTGAGGACTTGTGCCCGCCGGGTGCAGAAATTGAGTTCTGGATGAACTATGCGTTTTTTGTGATTATCCAGGCAAGCGATCGGAGGAAATATTATATGAAAGCAGAAGGACTAAATCTCCACGAGCCGCTGTTTGTTTTCTTGGATTTTTCTGGAAGCACGAGCACAGTGCATCTTTTGG GTTCCAGGAAGGGGGGTCGCAGATCCTGCTCTGCTCTTCCATCAGGAACAAAAGCGCAAGCACTTGAAGAGAACCTTCTTAACCTCAGTCTCATTGCTGATGATAACACAAATTCAG aCCCAGCAGTTTTCAGAGAAGCATcaccatggcaagcacatcacccACCAACACATACTCATCCACCGGAATCTACTCAAAGATCAGATCCGACCACACACAGCAAGACTGCAGTCAAAAGAAGTTTAAAGAGAAGGCTTCAGTCCTCAGTG GAGGAGACGGACGTGACGTCTTTGCTGAGAGCATTTCAACAGCAGCATCTCAGCTCTAATGAGGTGCATGTGACCATCTGGAGGAAAAGTCTTCTGAAGAGTGCACTTGGTGCTCTATGTAACAGGAACTTCTCCTGGACTAAAAAACCTCATATCGAGTTTGCTGGCGAGGAGGCTTTCGATAATGGTGGCCCCAGAAGGGAGTTTTTTAG ACTCCTGATGCTCGAGGTGCAAAGCAGTCTGGGAATTTTCGAAGGAAACCCAAAACACTTGTTCTTCACTTATGACCAGACGGCTTTGCAGCAACGTAAATACGAGCAAGCCGGGAAGCTGGTAGCTTGGTCTGTAGTTCACGGAGGACCAGGACTCAAAGCTCTAGACGCTCATCTTTACCAGCTCATGTGTGGTGTAGAGATGGAACTCTCAGACTTTGACTGGCACCTCATACCAGATGCCGACGTCCAAAGAAAAGCACGAAAA GTCTTATCTTGCAAGACAGCCAAACACCTTTGTGCTCTTCAAAGAGAATTAGGTGACTGGATCTGTGATTGTGGATTTCCAGGCATTTACGGACCAAACATTGGCATCCAAGACGTTCCTAAGATTTACTCCCACGTTGTGAGGCACTACATTTATCTCAG GGTGTTGAATATGATCAACCAGTTCACCGAAGGCTTGAACTCATGCGGAAATCTGTGGGACATAGTGAAGATCAACTGGATTGATTTCCTGCCTATTTTTACCAAAACGAACGAACGGCTATCACGAGCATCATTCAGGGCCCTGTTTGAAATCAGCTGGAGTGCGGAAGGTTCCAAGAGGAGAGAGGACGAAGAGGAAACCATCTACTACTGGGAGCTGGTGCTTAAGATGATAGAGG ATAAAGAAACAGAGCTGCATTTCGAAGAGCTGCTCGTTTTTATCACGGCGACAGACGAGGTTCCAGTGTTGGGATTCCCTGAAAAACTCAGCATCCACTTTTACCAGCCTGAGAAGAGAGGCTTTCGTCTACCGTACACGTCCACTTGCATGATGGGACTCTTCCTTCCACGAGGGGTCAAGAGTCATGCAGAGCTCAATACGATGCTGCTGAgagcagtgagagactcgaatGGATTTGGAAAGTCATAA
- the LOC108265504 gene encoding G2/M phase-specific E3 ubiquitin-protein ligase isoform X2: MFLMLCIHSLPDKHGRICGRRCLGPMKFLSRADGNAEFLASRDTSSRPDSLVFLCRPVKVNEKIRIQMKSVMGRSSQDGHRAIRIGFTNDSPLSARRGLRDSPRSCAVPLPEDLCPPGAEIEFWMNYAFFVIIQASDRRKYYMKAEGLNLHEPLFVFLDFSGSTSTVHLLGSRKGGRRSCSALPSGTKAQALEENLLNLSLIADDNTNSDPAVFREASPWQAHHPPTHTHPPESTQRSDPTTHSKTAVKRSLKRRLQSSVETDVTSLLRAFQQQHLSSNEVHVTIWRKSLLKSALGALCNRNFSWTKKPHIEFAGEEAFDNGGPRREFFRLLMLEVQSSLGIFEGNPKHLFFTYDQTALQQRKYEQAGKLVAWSVVHGGPGLKALDAHLYQLMCGVEMELSDFDWHLIPDADVQRKARKVLSCKTAKHLCALQRELGDWICDCGFPGIYGPNIGIQDVPKIYSHVVRHYIYLRVLNMINQFTEGLNSCGNLWDIVKINWIDFLPIFTKTNERLSRASFRALFEISWSAEGSKRREDEEETIYYWELVLKMIEDKETELHFEELLVFITATDEVPVLGFPEKLSIHFYQPEKRGFRLPYTSTCMMGLFLPRGVKSHAELNTMLLRAVRDSNGFGKS, from the exons ATGTTTCTGATGCTCTGTATTCATTCGCTTCCAGATAAACATGGCCGCATTTGTGGTAGGCGCTGCCTGGGTCCCATGAAATTCCTTTCCAGAGCGGATGGAAACGCGGAGTTTCTCGCCTCACGGGACACCTCGTCCCGGCCGGACAGCCTCGTTTTCCTGTGCCGTCCAGTAAAAGTGAACGAGAAGATCAGGATACAGATGAAAAGTGTCATGGGACGCTCGTCACAGGACGGTCACAGAGCTATCAGGATTGGCTTTACAAATGACTCGCCGCTCAGTGCTAGACGGGGCCTGAGGGACAGCCCACGATCCTGTGCGGTACCTCTTCCTGAGGACTTGTGCCCGCCGGGTGCAGAAATTGAGTTCTGGATGAACTATGCGTTTTTTGTGATTATCCAGGCAAGCGATCGGAGGAAATATTATATGAAAGCAGAAGGACTAAATCTCCACGAGCCGCTGTTTGTTTTCTTGGATTTTTCTGGAAGCACGAGCACAGTGCATCTTTTGG GTTCCAGGAAGGGGGGTCGCAGATCCTGCTCTGCTCTTCCATCAGGAACAAAAGCGCAAGCACTTGAAGAGAACCTTCTTAACCTCAGTCTCATTGCTGATGATAACACAAATTCAG aCCCAGCAGTTTTCAGAGAAGCATcaccatggcaagcacatcacccACCAACACATACTCATCCACCGGAATCTACTCAAAGATCAGATCCGACCACACACAGCAAGACTGCAGTCAAAAGAAGTTTAAAGAGAAGGCTTCAGTCCTCAGTG GAGACGGACGTGACGTCTTTGCTGAGAGCATTTCAACAGCAGCATCTCAGCTCTAATGAGGTGCATGTGACCATCTGGAGGAAAAGTCTTCTGAAGAGTGCACTTGGTGCTCTATGTAACAGGAACTTCTCCTGGACTAAAAAACCTCATATCGAGTTTGCTGGCGAGGAGGCTTTCGATAATGGTGGCCCCAGAAGGGAGTTTTTTAG ACTCCTGATGCTCGAGGTGCAAAGCAGTCTGGGAATTTTCGAAGGAAACCCAAAACACTTGTTCTTCACTTATGACCAGACGGCTTTGCAGCAACGTAAATACGAGCAAGCCGGGAAGCTGGTAGCTTGGTCTGTAGTTCACGGAGGACCAGGACTCAAAGCTCTAGACGCTCATCTTTACCAGCTCATGTGTGGTGTAGAGATGGAACTCTCAGACTTTGACTGGCACCTCATACCAGATGCCGACGTCCAAAGAAAAGCACGAAAA GTCTTATCTTGCAAGACAGCCAAACACCTTTGTGCTCTTCAAAGAGAATTAGGTGACTGGATCTGTGATTGTGGATTTCCAGGCATTTACGGACCAAACATTGGCATCCAAGACGTTCCTAAGATTTACTCCCACGTTGTGAGGCACTACATTTATCTCAG GGTGTTGAATATGATCAACCAGTTCACCGAAGGCTTGAACTCATGCGGAAATCTGTGGGACATAGTGAAGATCAACTGGATTGATTTCCTGCCTATTTTTACCAAAACGAACGAACGGCTATCACGAGCATCATTCAGGGCCCTGTTTGAAATCAGCTGGAGTGCGGAAGGTTCCAAGAGGAGAGAGGACGAAGAGGAAACCATCTACTACTGGGAGCTGGTGCTTAAGATGATAGAGG ATAAAGAAACAGAGCTGCATTTCGAAGAGCTGCTCGTTTTTATCACGGCGACAGACGAGGTTCCAGTGTTGGGATTCCCTGAAAAACTCAGCATCCACTTTTACCAGCCTGAGAAGAGAGGCTTTCGTCTACCGTACACGTCCACTTGCATGATGGGACTCTTCCTTCCACGAGGGGTCAAGAGTCATGCAGAGCTCAATACGATGCTGCTGAgagcagtgagagactcgaatGGATTTGGAAAGTCATAA
- the LOC108265504 gene encoding uncharacterized protein LOC108265504 isoform X1 has product MFLMLCIHSLPDKHGRICGRRCLGPMKFLSRADGNAEFLASRDTSSRPDSLVFLCRPVKVNEKIRIQMKSVMGRSSQDGHRAIRIGFTNDSPLSARRGLRDSPRSCAVPLPEDLCPPGAEIEFWMNYAFFVIIQASDRRKYYMKAEGLNLHEPLFVFLDFSGSTSTVHLLGSRKGGRRSCSALPSGTKAQALEENLLNLSLIADDNTNSDPAVFREASPWQAHHPPTHTHPPESTQRSDPTTHSKTAVKRSLKRRLQSSVEETDVTSLLRAFQQQHLSSNEVHVTIWRKSLLKSALGALCNRNFSWTKKPHIEFAGEEAFDNGGPRREFFRLLMLEVQSSLGIFEGNPKHLFFTYDQTALQQRKYEQAGKLVAWSVVHGGPGLKALDAHLYQLMCGVEMELSDFDWHLIPDADVQRKARKVLSCKTAKHLCALQRELGDWICDCGFPGIYGPNIGIQDVPKIYSHVVRHYIYLRVLNMINQFTEGLNSCGNLWDIVKINWIDFLPIFTKTNERLSRASFRALFEISWSAEGSKRREDEEETIYYWELVLKMIEDKETELHFEELLVFITATDEVPVLGFPEKLSIHFYQPEKRGFRLPYTSTCMMGLFLPRGVKSHAELNTMLLRAVRDSNGFGKS; this is encoded by the exons ATGTTTCTGATGCTCTGTATTCATTCGCTTCCAGATAAACATGGCCGCATTTGTGGTAGGCGCTGCCTGGGTCCCATGAAATTCCTTTCCAGAGCGGATGGAAACGCGGAGTTTCTCGCCTCACGGGACACCTCGTCCCGGCCGGACAGCCTCGTTTTCCTGTGCCGTCCAGTAAAAGTGAACGAGAAGATCAGGATACAGATGAAAAGTGTCATGGGACGCTCGTCACAGGACGGTCACAGAGCTATCAGGATTGGCTTTACAAATGACTCGCCGCTCAGTGCTAGACGGGGCCTGAGGGACAGCCCACGATCCTGTGCGGTACCTCTTCCTGAGGACTTGTGCCCGCCGGGTGCAGAAATTGAGTTCTGGATGAACTATGCGTTTTTTGTGATTATCCAGGCAAGCGATCGGAGGAAATATTATATGAAAGCAGAAGGACTAAATCTCCACGAGCCGCTGTTTGTTTTCTTGGATTTTTCTGGAAGCACGAGCACAGTGCATCTTTTGG GTTCCAGGAAGGGGGGTCGCAGATCCTGCTCTGCTCTTCCATCAGGAACAAAAGCGCAAGCACTTGAAGAGAACCTTCTTAACCTCAGTCTCATTGCTGATGATAACACAAATTCAG aCCCAGCAGTTTTCAGAGAAGCATcaccatggcaagcacatcacccACCAACACATACTCATCCACCGGAATCTACTCAAAGATCAGATCCGACCACACACAGCAAGACTGCAGTCAAAAGAAGTTTAAAGAGAAGGCTTCAGTCCTCAGTG GAGGAGACGGACGTGACGTCTTTGCTGAGAGCATTTCAACAGCAGCATCTCAGCTCTAATGAGGTGCATGTGACCATCTGGAGGAAAAGTCTTCTGAAGAGTGCACTTGGTGCTCTATGTAACAGGAACTTCTCCTGGACTAAAAAACCTCATATCGAGTTTGCTGGCGAGGAGGCTTTCGATAATGGTGGCCCCAGAAGGGAGTTTTTTAG ACTCCTGATGCTCGAGGTGCAAAGCAGTCTGGGAATTTTCGAAGGAAACCCAAAACACTTGTTCTTCACTTATGACCAGACGGCTTTGCAGCAACGTAAATACGAGCAAGCCGGGAAGCTGGTAGCTTGGTCTGTAGTTCACGGAGGACCAGGACTCAAAGCTCTAGACGCTCATCTTTACCAGCTCATGTGTGGTGTAGAGATGGAACTCTCAGACTTTGACTGGCACCTCATACCAGATGCCGACGTCCAAAGAAAAGCACGAAAA GTCTTATCTTGCAAGACAGCCAAACACCTTTGTGCTCTTCAAAGAGAATTAGGTGACTGGATCTGTGATTGTGGATTTCCAGGCATTTACGGACCAAACATTGGCATCCAAGACGTTCCTAAGATTTACTCCCACGTTGTGAGGCACTACATTTATCTCAG GGTGTTGAATATGATCAACCAGTTCACCGAAGGCTTGAACTCATGCGGAAATCTGTGGGACATAGTGAAGATCAACTGGATTGATTTCCTGCCTATTTTTACCAAAACGAACGAACGGCTATCACGAGCATCATTCAGGGCCCTGTTTGAAATCAGCTGGAGTGCGGAAGGTTCCAAGAGGAGAGAGGACGAAGAGGAAACCATCTACTACTGGGAGCTGGTGCTTAAGATGATAGAGG ATAAAGAAACAGAGCTGCATTTCGAAGAGCTGCTCGTTTTTATCACGGCGACAGACGAGGTTCCAGTGTTGGGATTCCCTGAAAAACTCAGCATCCACTTTTACCAGCCTGAGAAGAGAGGCTTTCGTCTACCGTACACGTCCACTTGCATGATGGGACTCTTCCTTCCACGAGGGGTCAAGAGTCATGCAGAGCTCAATACGATGCTGCTGAgagcagtgagagactcgaatGGATTTGGAAAGTCATAA
- the LOC108265088 gene encoding E3 ubiquitin-protein ligase NEURL3: MARKTKGSKKKASFCTLLKSSPKFSATEDNCGVGQIPEEMLQRLMVRNSLNLNPPFFQRNAVTPRPCTCGICCLGPITFHPEVKGKHVKLSAGDRRATRNPLSFRHGVTFSSRPLRVGEKVRMRVERAVAAWHGALRIGFTTVPPGSGPMCPLAIPDLTDRQGFWALPIPENYSSPRTELTFWVKRTGYLRIQTDNGFDHKEEMSQMDTSKPIWAMIDVYGQTTSVLFLGSEKKTFFFTRRSCSVPKISATEQNCGYDPIPEELLVRMVNRKSLEENSPFFPSNDDNDEHCVVCYSETASVHLDCGHSCLCSQCAERVISDFGTCPLCRQSIRC, encoded by the exons ATGGCACGTAAGACCAAAG gATCAAAGAAGAAGGCTTCATTCTGCACACTCCTCAAATCATCTCCCAAATTCAGTGCTACAGAGGACAACTGTGGCGTTGGCCAGATTCCTGAAGAGATGCTGCAGAGGCTGATGGTTAGAAACAGCCTCAATCTGAATCCTCCGTTCTTTCAGAGAAACGCAG TCACTCCTAGGCCGTGCACGTGCGGAATATGCTGCCTGGGTCCGATCACCTTTCACCCTGAAGTCAAGGGGAAGCACGTGAAGCTGAGTGCAGGCGACCGGCGCGCGACCAGAAACCCGCTGTCATTCCGTCACGGTGTGACTTTCAGCAGCCGGCCCTTGCGCGTCGGGGAGAAAGTGCGCATGCGCGTGGAGCGCGCTGTAGCAGCGTGGCACGGCGCGCTCCGGATCGGCTTCACAACCGTGCCGCCCGGTTCCGGTCCCATGTGCCCTCTGGCCATTCCCGATCTCACCGATCGACAGGGATTCTGGGCGCTCCCCATACCGGAGAATTACTCCTCCCCACGCACTGAGCTGACGTTCTGGGTAAAGCGCACCGGATACCTTCGCATCCAGACGGACAACGGGTTTGATCACAAAGAAGAAATGTCGCAGATGGACACGAGCAAGCCGATCTGGGCCATGATTGACGTGTACGGCCAGACAACCTCTGTCCTCTTCCTAG GTTCAGAGAAGAAGACTTTCTTCTTCACGCGCCGCTCCTGCTCTGTTCCCAAAATCAGTGCTACGGAGCAGAACTGTGGTTATGACCCGATTCCTGAAGAGCTCCTGGTGAGGATGGTGAATAGAAAGAGTCTAGAAGAGAACTCGCCGTTCTTTCCGAGCAATGACG ATAACGACGAGCACTGTGTAGTGTGCTACTCCGAGACGGCCAGCGTGCACCTGGATTGCGGTCACTCCTGTTTGTGCTCTCAGTGTGCCGAGAGGGTCATCAGTGACTTTGGGACGTGCCCGTTATGTCGGCAAAGCATTCGCtgctaa
- the LOC108265504 gene encoding G2/M phase-specific E3 ubiquitin-protein ligase isoform X3, whose product MGKKEMNKHGRICGRRCLGPMKFLSRADGNAEFLASRDTSSRPDSLVFLCRPVKVNEKIRIQMKSVMGRSSQDGHRAIRIGFTNDSPLSARRGLRDSPRSCAVPLPEDLCPPGAEIEFWMNYAFFVIIQASDRRKYYMKAEGLNLHEPLFVFLDFSGSTSTVHLLGSRKGGRRSCSALPSGTKAQALEENLLNLSLIADDNTNSDPAVFREASPWQAHHPPTHTHPPESTQRSDPTTHSKTAVKRSLKRRLQSSVEETDVTSLLRAFQQQHLSSNEVHVTIWRKSLLKSALGALCNRNFSWTKKPHIEFAGEEAFDNGGPRREFFRLLMLEVQSSLGIFEGNPKHLFFTYDQTALQQRKYEQAGKLVAWSVVHGGPGLKALDAHLYQLMCGVEMELSDFDWHLIPDADVQRKARKVLSCKTAKHLCALQRELGDWICDCGFPGIYGPNIGIQDVPKIYSHVVRHYIYLRVLNMINQFTEGLNSCGNLWDIVKINWIDFLPIFTKTNERLSRASFRALFEISWSAEGSKRREDEEETIYYWELVLKMIEDKETELHFEELLVFITATDEVPVLGFPEKLSIHFYQPEKRGFRLPYTSTCMMGLFLPRGVKSHAELNTMLLRAVRDSNGFGKS is encoded by the exons ATAAACATGGCCGCATTTGTGGTAGGCGCTGCCTGGGTCCCATGAAATTCCTTTCCAGAGCGGATGGAAACGCGGAGTTTCTCGCCTCACGGGACACCTCGTCCCGGCCGGACAGCCTCGTTTTCCTGTGCCGTCCAGTAAAAGTGAACGAGAAGATCAGGATACAGATGAAAAGTGTCATGGGACGCTCGTCACAGGACGGTCACAGAGCTATCAGGATTGGCTTTACAAATGACTCGCCGCTCAGTGCTAGACGGGGCCTGAGGGACAGCCCACGATCCTGTGCGGTACCTCTTCCTGAGGACTTGTGCCCGCCGGGTGCAGAAATTGAGTTCTGGATGAACTATGCGTTTTTTGTGATTATCCAGGCAAGCGATCGGAGGAAATATTATATGAAAGCAGAAGGACTAAATCTCCACGAGCCGCTGTTTGTTTTCTTGGATTTTTCTGGAAGCACGAGCACAGTGCATCTTTTGG GTTCCAGGAAGGGGGGTCGCAGATCCTGCTCTGCTCTTCCATCAGGAACAAAAGCGCAAGCACTTGAAGAGAACCTTCTTAACCTCAGTCTCATTGCTGATGATAACACAAATTCAG aCCCAGCAGTTTTCAGAGAAGCATcaccatggcaagcacatcacccACCAACACATACTCATCCACCGGAATCTACTCAAAGATCAGATCCGACCACACACAGCAAGACTGCAGTCAAAAGAAGTTTAAAGAGAAGGCTTCAGTCCTCAGTG GAGGAGACGGACGTGACGTCTTTGCTGAGAGCATTTCAACAGCAGCATCTCAGCTCTAATGAGGTGCATGTGACCATCTGGAGGAAAAGTCTTCTGAAGAGTGCACTTGGTGCTCTATGTAACAGGAACTTCTCCTGGACTAAAAAACCTCATATCGAGTTTGCTGGCGAGGAGGCTTTCGATAATGGTGGCCCCAGAAGGGAGTTTTTTAG ACTCCTGATGCTCGAGGTGCAAAGCAGTCTGGGAATTTTCGAAGGAAACCCAAAACACTTGTTCTTCACTTATGACCAGACGGCTTTGCAGCAACGTAAATACGAGCAAGCCGGGAAGCTGGTAGCTTGGTCTGTAGTTCACGGAGGACCAGGACTCAAAGCTCTAGACGCTCATCTTTACCAGCTCATGTGTGGTGTAGAGATGGAACTCTCAGACTTTGACTGGCACCTCATACCAGATGCCGACGTCCAAAGAAAAGCACGAAAA GTCTTATCTTGCAAGACAGCCAAACACCTTTGTGCTCTTCAAAGAGAATTAGGTGACTGGATCTGTGATTGTGGATTTCCAGGCATTTACGGACCAAACATTGGCATCCAAGACGTTCCTAAGATTTACTCCCACGTTGTGAGGCACTACATTTATCTCAG GGTGTTGAATATGATCAACCAGTTCACCGAAGGCTTGAACTCATGCGGAAATCTGTGGGACATAGTGAAGATCAACTGGATTGATTTCCTGCCTATTTTTACCAAAACGAACGAACGGCTATCACGAGCATCATTCAGGGCCCTGTTTGAAATCAGCTGGAGTGCGGAAGGTTCCAAGAGGAGAGAGGACGAAGAGGAAACCATCTACTACTGGGAGCTGGTGCTTAAGATGATAGAGG ATAAAGAAACAGAGCTGCATTTCGAAGAGCTGCTCGTTTTTATCACGGCGACAGACGAGGTTCCAGTGTTGGGATTCCCTGAAAAACTCAGCATCCACTTTTACCAGCCTGAGAAGAGAGGCTTTCGTCTACCGTACACGTCCACTTGCATGATGGGACTCTTCCTTCCACGAGGGGTCAAGAGTCATGCAGAGCTCAATACGATGCTGCTGAgagcagtgagagactcgaatGGATTTGGAAAGTCATAA